In the genome of Gloeotrichia echinulata CP02, one region contains:
- a CDS encoding peptidase domain-containing ABC transporter: MKKYPYVLQHSEEDCGAASLATIAKYYGRNFTISRIRETVGTGKTGTTLLGLKRGAEAFGFHARGVKLSEDFFSKINQTPLPAIIHWKGYHWVVLYGKRGKKYVVADPGVGIRYLTREELIAGWVNGVMLLLQPDENRFYAQESEKIGGFGRFLVRVLPYRWILAEALAINLAVGLLSLTSPFLTQILTDDVLVRGDTQLLTAVAIGVVAMNLFNSLIGLVQSHLLGYFGQRLELGLILEYGQQLLRLPLSYFESRRSGEVVSRLGDVKTINGLVHQIILGLPSQFFIALVSLGFMLFYSYQLTIASLVAFVIVTLVNLIFLPALRQKTRASIVLGTENQGFLVETFRGVQVLKTTPAIPQAWDEYQRNFGRLAKLGWSTMKLGLYSGTITSILSNFTNIGLLWLGSYLVIDRTLTIGQLLAFQSMSGNFIGFLSSVIGLIDEFITAQIVIQRLSEVLDTTPEEKNGEKKPWAEIPGDADIICTNLNFHHTGRSDLLKDFSVTLPGGKVIALIGKSGCGKSTLAKLIAQLYTLQSGNIRLGIYNQQDLALDCLRQQVVLVPQEPHFWSRSIIENFHFSYPQVNFEQIVKACQIAGADEFITELPDKYQTVLGEFGANISGGQKQRLAIARGIVTDPPILILDESTGALDPQREAEVLDKLLFYRQEKTTIMISHRPRVIERADLIVFLDKGKLKMMGTPEELRSQPGEHLDFLTP; encoded by the coding sequence ATGAAGAAATACCCCTACGTTCTCCAGCACAGTGAAGAAGACTGTGGCGCAGCAAGCCTAGCCACCATTGCTAAATATTATGGGCGCAACTTCACTATTAGCCGTATTCGCGAAACTGTTGGTACAGGAAAAACAGGAACGACTTTACTAGGCTTAAAACGGGGGGCAGAAGCTTTCGGTTTTCATGCCAGAGGTGTTAAACTATCTGAAGATTTCTTCAGCAAAATTAATCAAACTCCCCTACCCGCAATCATTCACTGGAAAGGCTATCACTGGGTAGTTTTGTATGGTAAAAGGGGTAAAAAATATGTAGTTGCTGACCCTGGGGTAGGTATCCGTTATCTCACCCGTGAGGAATTAATCGCAGGTTGGGTAAATGGTGTGATGTTGCTGTTACAACCTGACGAAAATCGGTTTTATGCCCAAGAATCGGAAAAAATCGGCGGATTTGGTCGGTTTTTGGTGCGAGTTTTGCCCTATCGCTGGATTTTAGCGGAAGCCTTAGCCATTAATTTGGCGGTGGGGTTACTCTCTTTGACTTCCCCTTTCCTAACTCAAATCCTCACGGATGATGTGTTAGTGCGGGGAGATACCCAACTCCTCACAGCTGTTGCTATTGGGGTAGTGGCGATGAATTTATTTAATAGTCTGATTGGGCTGGTACAATCTCATCTTTTAGGTTACTTTGGTCAACGATTGGAATTAGGATTGATCCTGGAATATGGTCAACAACTTTTGCGTTTACCTCTATCATATTTTGAATCTCGCCGCAGTGGAGAAGTAGTCAGTCGATTAGGTGATGTTAAAACTATTAATGGACTAGTTCACCAAATTATTTTAGGATTACCCAGTCAATTTTTTATTGCTCTAGTTTCCTTGGGTTTTATGCTTTTTTATAGTTACCAACTCACTATTGCTTCTCTCGTCGCTTTTGTAATTGTCACCCTGGTTAATTTAATTTTCTTACCAGCTTTACGCCAAAAAACTCGCGCCAGTATTGTTTTAGGTACAGAAAATCAAGGCTTTCTGGTAGAAACATTTCGCGGTGTTCAAGTCCTGAAAACTACTCCAGCCATTCCCCAAGCTTGGGATGAATATCAGAGAAATTTTGGTCGCTTGGCAAAGCTGGGTTGGAGTACGATGAAGTTGGGGTTATATAGCGGTACAATTACCAGTATTCTTTCTAATTTTACAAATATTGGCTTACTTTGGTTGGGTAGTTATTTAGTAATTGATCGGACATTAACTATCGGACAGTTGCTGGCTTTTCAAAGTATGAGTGGTAATTTTATCGGATTTCTTAGTTCAGTAATTGGGTTAATTGATGAATTTATCACAGCCCAAATTGTGATTCAACGTCTGTCGGAAGTTCTTGATACTACCCCAGAAGAGAAAAACGGTGAAAAAAAGCCTTGGGCTGAGATTCCTGGGGATGCTGATATTATTTGCACAAATCTGAACTTTCATCACACAGGTAGGTCTGACCTGTTGAAAGATTTTTCTGTCACCCTTCCTGGTGGTAAGGTAATTGCGTTGATTGGTAAATCTGGCTGTGGTAAAAGCACCCTTGCAAAACTAATTGCCCAATTATATACTCTTCAATCTGGGAATATTCGCCTGGGAATTTATAATCAACAAGACCTGGCGCTCGATTGTCTAAGACAGCAAGTAGTTCTAGTTCCCCAAGAACCACATTTTTGGAGTCGTTCCATTATCGAAAATTTTCACTTTAGTTATCCCCAAGTAAATTTTGAGCAAATTGTCAAAGCTTGTCAAATAGCTGGTGCGGATGAATTTATTACCGAATTACCAGATAAATATCAAACAGTTTTAGGAGAATTTGGTGCGAATATTTCTGGGGGTCAAAAGCAAAGATTAGCAATTGCTAGAGGAATTGTCACCGATCCACCCATATTAATATTAGATGAATCCACAGGCGCCCTGGACCCGCAACGAGAAGCAGAGGTTTTAGATAAATTATTATTTTACAGACAAGAAAAAACTACTATTATGATTAGCCACCGTCCCAGAGTTATCGAACGTGCAGATTTGATTGTGTTCTTGGATAAAGGTAAATTAAAGATGATGGGTACACCAGAAGAGTTGCGATCGCAACCAGGTGAACATTTAGATTTTTTAACACCTTGA
- a CDS encoding baseplate J/gp47 family protein codes for MYHLQLNRQKLAKKSRKLTSVQDKLNLPYSSDRQPTPSLALIEQVETYIRSRCEATIDLVVTAPKWQKITVTATITPVSLENADIVRNNVRQRLEAFLHPLTGGNSQD; via the coding sequence ATGTATCATTTGCAGCTGAATCGCCAGAAATTAGCAAAAAAATCGAGGAAATTAACAAGCGTGCAGGACAAGTTAAACTTGCCCTATAGTAGCGATCGCCAACCAACCCCTAGTTTAGCTTTAATCGAGCAAGTCGAAACCTACATCCGTTCGCGTTGTGAAGCGACGATAGATTTAGTAGTGACAGCCCCAAAATGGCAAAAAATCACCGTTACTGCAACCATAACTCCGGTGTCCCTCGAAAACGCGGACATTGTGAGAAACAACGTTAGACAACGCTTAGAAGCCTTTCTCCATCCGTTAACCGGCGGAAACAGCCAAGACTGA
- a CDS encoding BrnT family toxin, translating to MEYDFQWDPNKARSNQGKHGISFQSATQIFKDPAMMTVFDEAHSLDEDRWITLGQTAGGQYLVVVHTFDQVEENRVEIRIISVRKATRQEIQQYEGGV from the coding sequence ATGGAGTACGATTTTCAATGGGATCCGAATAAGGCAAGATCAAATCAGGGTAAGCATGGCATCAGTTTCCAATCAGCAACTCAGATATTCAAAGACCCGGCGATGATGACAGTGTTTGATGAGGCGCACAGTTTGGATGAGGATCGCTGGATTACTTTGGGACAGACAGCAGGTGGGCAATATTTAGTGGTGGTGCATACGTTTGATCAAGTAGAGGAGAACAGAGTAGAGATTCGGATTATTTCCGTGCGGAAAGCGACTCGACAAGAAATTCAACAGTATGAGGGAGGAGTATGA
- a CDS encoding DUF4255 domain-containing protein, translating to MLDGLDTTLELLLKRELPPDIPSTETEVSISFDTPYQGAIKKKPAINLFLYDVQENLDLRSSTSSVERQSNGKAMRKRPPARVDCSYLITAWPQNEDDVKTEHQLLGEVMKVLLRYRKLPEDFVADNFAGQELPLKLISLRPSNLKSFGEFWQAMGGKEGTRPKVVLHCTVTISVPVDEVGEEVPLVGFYNKPKS from the coding sequence ATGTTAGATGGTCTAGACACTACCTTAGAATTGCTACTGAAGCGAGAACTTCCACCTGATATTCCTTCAACAGAGACGGAAGTTTCTATCAGTTTTGACACGCCTTATCAAGGAGCAATTAAAAAAAAGCCAGCGATTAATTTATTTTTGTATGATGTACAGGAGAATCTGGATTTACGCAGCAGTACTTCGTCAGTAGAACGCCAAAGTAATGGTAAAGCCATGAGAAAACGTCCGCCGGCGAGGGTGGATTGTTCATATCTAATTACTGCTTGGCCGCAAAATGAGGATGATGTGAAAACAGAACACCAACTTTTAGGAGAAGTCATGAAGGTGTTACTGCGCTATCGAAAACTTCCCGAAGATTTTGTGGCGGATAATTTTGCAGGACAAGAACTCCCGCTGAAGCTAATTAGTTTACGTCCGAGTAATTTAAAAAGTTTTGGGGAATTTTGGCAAGCAATGGGGGGGAAGGAAGGGACTAGACCCAAGGTTGTCTTGCATTGTACTGTGACTATTTCTGTTCCTGTAGATGAAGTAGGGGAAGAAGTGCCATTGGTGGGATTTTATAATAAACCGAAGTCTTAA
- a CDS encoding IS630 family transposase gives MLRCEYREKVRDIEPKNLVFLDEAGLLLGLMRPKARSEKGSRVYDVKPFYRGKKVTIIGAISMDKVLAVMTLDGSMDSNAFRVFIEKLLVPQLWKGAVVIMDNLFAHKIDEITPIIESVGASVINLSSYSPDFNPIEHWWSQLKAFIKTFSPKTTQMVDVLIAIALNLINPMHLRNWFANCCYCTS, from the coding sequence TTGCTCAGGTGTGAATACAGAGAGAAAGTCAGAGATATAGAGCCGAAAAATCTGGTTTTTTTGGATGAAGCAGGCTTACTGCTTGGGTTAATGCGTCCAAAAGCTCGTAGTGAAAAAGGAAGTAGAGTATATGATGTAAAACCATTTTATCGAGGTAAAAAAGTCACTATTATCGGCGCAATCAGTATGGATAAAGTATTGGCTGTGATGACACTAGATGGTTCAATGGATAGTAATGCTTTTCGCGTGTTTATAGAAAAGTTGTTAGTGCCTCAATTATGGAAAGGTGCAGTTGTCATAATGGATAACCTATTTGCCCATAAGATCGATGAAATTACGCCCATAATTGAATCTGTTGGTGCCAGTGTCATCAATCTATCTTCTTATTCACCAGATTTTAATCCCATTGAACATTGGTGGTCACAGCTTAAAGCTTTTATCAAAACATTTTCTCCAAAAACTACTCAAATGGTAGATGTATTGATTGCAATTGCTTTAAATCTAATCAATCCTATGCATCTGCGAAATTGGTTTGCTAACTGCTGCTACTGTACTTCATGA
- a CDS encoding transposase encodes MKPYSVDLREKIVNAYQLGNISVRKLAVNFGVGKAFVQKMLRQYKEKGHVNPGKQGTRKKAVLADSAAQLVALVKKYPDATLSEYCEYWLLTEGQLVSSSMMCRELQKLNLTRKKKRFAAVRQLPIEFNCSGVNTERKSEI; translated from the coding sequence ATGAAACCATATTCCGTCGATCTGAGAGAAAAAATAGTCAATGCTTATCAGTTAGGAAATATTTCAGTTAGAAAGTTAGCTGTAAACTTTGGTGTTGGTAAAGCTTTTGTACAAAAAATGTTGAGACAGTATAAAGAGAAAGGACATGTTAATCCTGGTAAGCAAGGGACAAGAAAAAAAGCGGTATTAGCAGATTCTGCGGCTCAACTTGTTGCATTGGTAAAAAAGTATCCAGATGCAACTCTCTCTGAATATTGTGAATATTGGCTCTTAACTGAGGGGCAACTAGTGAGTTCCAGCATGATGTGTAGAGAATTGCAAAAATTAAATCTAACTCGTAAAAAAAAACGGTTCGCAGCAGTCAGGCAGCTACCGATAGAGTTCAATTGCTCAGGTGTGAATACAGAGAGAAAGTCAGAGATATAG
- a CDS encoding phage tail protein, protein MHLYFNPQDTPEEFLPWLAGWVSLSLRDDWAVEVKRQFIQQIGLFRT, encoded by the coding sequence ATTCATCTTTATTTCAATCCTCAAGACACTCCAGAAGAATTTTTACCTTGGTTAGCAGGTTGGGTATCCTTGAGTTTACGGGACGATTGGGCGGTAGAGGTTAAAAGACAGTTTATTCAACAAATTGGGCTCTTCCGTACTTAG
- a CDS encoding biotin/lipoyl-binding protein: MFNEPNLEFLHSATTEEFLPPLGAWTTIGGLVLLSTFGAAFAIASVTQYKIVVKSSATVRPAGEIRLVQAATEGTIQSILVKENQLVKQGDVIAHINDSQLQTKKSQLQGNIQQNQLQIAQIDAQIQALNGQIAAETDRSNRAVASAKADMKRTQRDYQDRNITANSDVQEAEANIKIAQDDLQKAQADFKSTQANVRATDAAFKTAIVKRDRYKNIAESGSISQNQLEEAQLAAAQQEQALESQKAALESQKQLIERQQQAVAAAIARKNRTLASLNPTNAIVAMATEKIAEERATGAVSLARLQQEQKSLFQRKIEIKNQINSAQKDIKQVEKELQNTVIRAAETGTILKLELRNSGQVVRSGEPIAQIAPSNAALVVKARIGAVDISKVQVCKTAKIADCQQGKVQMRVSAYPYPDYGTLKGAVRTITADAIIPQNNNSNTSVAPYYELTIEPEKLDLQKANQSYPIQAGMEITADIICQEESVLTFILRKARLLTDL; this comes from the coding sequence ATGTTCAACGAACCGAATCTAGAATTTCTCCACTCAGCCACTACTGAAGAATTTCTCCCCCCGCTTGGTGCTTGGACAACTATCGGCGGACTTGTTCTTCTTAGCACATTTGGTGCAGCTTTTGCTATTGCGTCTGTCACTCAATACAAAATTGTAGTGAAATCTTCAGCTACAGTTCGTCCTGCTGGTGAAATTAGGTTAGTCCAAGCCGCTACTGAAGGCACAATTCAAAGTATTCTAGTCAAAGAAAATCAGCTAGTCAAACAGGGAGATGTTATCGCCCATATCAATGATTCACAACTACAAACTAAAAAAAGCCAACTGCAAGGAAATATCCAGCAAAATCAGTTACAAATAGCACAAATTGATGCCCAAATTCAGGCTTTAAATGGGCAAATTGCAGCGGAAACTGACCGCAGCAACCGGGCTGTTGCTTCAGCAAAAGCAGATATGAAACGCACTCAACGGGATTATCAAGATAGAAATATAACTGCTAATAGCGATGTTCAAGAAGCTGAGGCAAATATTAAAATCGCTCAGGATGATCTACAAAAAGCGCAAGCTGATTTTAAGTCTACCCAGGCAAATGTTAGAGCCACTGATGCGGCATTTAAGACAGCTATTGTTAAACGCGATCGCTATAAAAATATAGCCGAATCTGGCTCAATTTCCCAAAACCAATTAGAAGAAGCACAATTAGCCGCAGCACAGCAAGAACAAGCCCTTGAATCGCAAAAAGCAGCGCTAGAAAGTCAAAAACAATTAATTGAAAGACAACAGCAAGCAGTAGCTGCAGCAATTGCGAGAAAAAACCGCACCTTAGCCTCTCTAAATCCTACTAATGCGATAGTCGCAATGGCGACAGAAAAAATTGCCGAAGAACGCGCTACTGGTGCAGTTAGTTTAGCGAGATTGCAGCAGGAACAAAAAAGCCTATTCCAACGTAAAATAGAAATAAAAAATCAAATTAACAGCGCCCAAAAAGATATTAAGCAAGTAGAAAAAGAACTACAAAATACTGTAATTCGCGCTGCGGAGACAGGTACAATTTTAAAACTAGAACTGCGAAATTCTGGGCAAGTGGTACGTTCTGGAGAACCCATAGCCCAAATTGCTCCTAGTAATGCTGCTTTGGTAGTTAAAGCCCGGATTGGCGCTGTGGATATTAGTAAAGTCCAAGTCTGTAAAACCGCAAAAATTGCCGATTGTCAACAGGGTAAAGTACAGATGCGGGTTTCAGCCTATCCTTACCCAGATTATGGTACTCTTAAAGGTGCCGTGAGGACAATAACTGCTGATGCTATTATACCACAAAATAATAATAGTAATACATCAGTTGCACCATATTATGAACTAACAATAGAACCGGAAAAATTAGATTTACAAAAAGCCAATCAATCCTATCCCATTCAAGCGGGAATGGAAATTACAGCCGACATTATTTGTCAAGAAGAAAGTGTATTGACATTTATTTTGCGAAAAGCCCGATTGTTAACGGATTTATAG
- a CDS encoding vWA domain-containing protein produces MFNQVKNQPVKTSVKSTFNNRTKFTLYNLAGKEKAHYLVEGFNVEILEGEVPQKQVAHSIIIIDRSGSMYYDIAALKDTLIKLLTLDEYLNFQLVISLISYSSLGDVTCHFQRVPIQEVMQQNSPYLAEIKAIQASYLTCISQSLKLAKSLIQAGELTAITLHSDGYANDSSPSAEARAIENICEELKQMDVFVNTIAYSNASDFKLLAKIANTVSGCCIKAGNVKEVYDAIYSTAKLLGAAVALAIEEPLAADYSYQLFFSRSGKKINGTNQTLKIFGLQPEDEGIIYKYKQISPEVYEQMKDVGVAQNDESVYAFAKANLAEGNLNTSKYAIASTFDVTLTEKHAKALTNQDIANFAQDIDIALFYPNVLQEHEISEQVKVNNKISLLELIKIFEEYRHSIIINIKHLQDNYQRKGIKRVKGVRDENGELVRPWLRTEYIDIGEYVGMGGFEINRNTATINMLVTRKVKLIKAEDKTPIIEVAGLLVNDLATFNNYTIVSDGEINVKSLQVKISNKKAFDLLKQTGVLSGDEFDFHAEYTIELDNLPLVPFDGSYSSIDGLFNELAEIKVLTSIISAHLREESDVFIAAQLDELKKHYLSKNLYLNFPTTNEYTDIKEALINGTLDSRVSYKIDIGSQDILNLSKLPSANKFLDRMYQVYDKETGEIFTKPSFDMALNENYAFRHKALSSRIKITKVDDLMKPIFDDFLGLEKNGIVVKILAKVGAESLARLLDDQQTGKPVSKEEMVTALTIANTKLERYAERIYQENISPLVFYIGATGLLPDEMATPAMTAEELAAKCPNLQFSKYEQEGTFFVVGDSIISVYAQTEYYSKKVAVGVED; encoded by the coding sequence ATGTTCAATCAAGTAAAAAATCAGCCTGTAAAGACTTCTGTCAAATCTACCTTTAATAATAGAACAAAATTCACCCTTTACAACTTAGCAGGTAAAGAAAAAGCTCACTATTTAGTCGAAGGATTTAATGTAGAAATCCTTGAGGGTGAAGTTCCCCAAAAACAGGTAGCTCATAGCATCATTATCATCGACCGTTCCGGCTCGATGTATTATGATATCGCCGCCTTAAAGGACACATTAATCAAGCTTTTGACCCTAGATGAATATCTTAACTTCCAATTAGTTATCAGCCTGATATCCTATTCTTCTCTTGGCGATGTCACCTGTCACTTCCAGAGAGTTCCAATTCAGGAAGTGATGCAGCAAAATTCTCCATATTTGGCAGAAATTAAAGCGATTCAAGCGAGCTATCTTACCTGCATATCGCAGTCACTAAAGCTAGCAAAATCCTTAATTCAAGCGGGAGAACTAACAGCCATAACTTTGCACAGTGATGGCTATGCTAATGATAGCAGCCCTAGTGCAGAAGCGAGAGCGATTGAAAATATCTGTGAAGAATTAAAGCAGATGGATGTTTTTGTCAACACCATCGCCTATTCCAATGCTTCTGATTTTAAACTGCTGGCTAAAATTGCTAATACCGTCTCTGGTTGCTGCATCAAAGCTGGTAACGTAAAAGAAGTTTATGACGCTATTTACAGCACGGCTAAATTGTTAGGTGCTGCTGTGGCTTTAGCAATAGAAGAACCTTTAGCGGCTGATTACAGTTATCAATTGTTCTTTTCGCGGAGTGGTAAGAAAATTAATGGGACAAATCAGACTCTGAAAATCTTTGGACTACAGCCAGAGGATGAAGGAATTATCTATAAATATAAGCAAATTAGTCCAGAGGTTTATGAGCAAATGAAAGATGTAGGTGTTGCACAGAATGATGAATCTGTGTACGCCTTTGCTAAAGCTAATTTAGCTGAGGGAAATTTGAATACTTCTAAGTATGCCATAGCCAGCACATTTGATGTAACTTTGACTGAAAAACATGCTAAAGCGTTGACGAATCAGGACATAGCTAACTTTGCTCAAGATATTGATATTGCCCTCTTTTATCCTAATGTATTGCAGGAGCATGAAATTAGCGAACAAGTGAAGGTCAATAACAAAATTTCTCTTTTGGAACTAATTAAAATCTTTGAGGAATATCGCCACAGCATCATCATTAATATCAAACACCTGCAAGATAATTATCAGAGAAAAGGTATCAAACGAGTTAAAGGGGTTAGAGATGAGAATGGTGAACTCGTCAGACCTTGGTTGAGGACAGAATATATTGATATTGGTGAATATGTGGGAATGGGTGGATTTGAAATTAATCGCAACACCGCTACCATCAATATGCTTGTCACCCGCAAAGTTAAGCTGATTAAAGCTGAAGATAAAACCCCAATTATTGAAGTTGCAGGTTTATTGGTCAATGACTTAGCTACCTTTAATAATTACACGATTGTCAGTGATGGTGAAATCAATGTCAAATCTTTACAAGTCAAAATCAGCAATAAAAAAGCCTTTGATTTGCTCAAGCAAACAGGTGTGTTGTCAGGCGATGAGTTTGACTTTCATGCTGAATATACCATCGAGTTAGATAATTTGCCCTTAGTACCGTTTGATGGAAGTTATAGCAGTATTGATGGCTTGTTCAATGAACTTGCGGAAATCAAAGTACTTACTAGTATTATTTCCGCACATTTACGAGAAGAATCTGATGTGTTTATCGCGGCTCAGTTAGATGAGTTGAAAAAACACTATCTGTCCAAAAACCTTTACCTGAATTTCCCGACAACCAACGAATATACTGACATCAAAGAAGCTCTAATTAATGGTACACTTGACTCACGAGTGAGCTATAAAATCGACATTGGCAGTCAAGATATTCTCAACCTCAGCAAGTTACCTTCTGCTAATAAATTCCTGGACAGAATGTATCAGGTTTATGACAAAGAAACTGGGGAAATTTTCACCAAGCCTAGCTTTGATATGGCTTTGAATGAAAATTACGCCTTTAGACACAAAGCCCTTTCCTCCAGAATCAAGATTACCAAAGTTGATGATTTGATGAAACCAATTTTTGATGATTTTCTGGGATTAGAAAAAAATGGCATTGTTGTCAAAATTCTTGCCAAAGTCGGTGCTGAAAGTTTGGCGCGGTTGTTGGATGATCAACAAACTGGTAAGCCTGTCAGCAAAGAAGAAATGGTGACAGCTTTGACGATAGCGAATACCAAACTAGAGCGATATGCAGAGAGAATTTACCAAGAAAATATTTCTCCTTTAGTATTCTACATCGGTGCCACTGGACTTTTACCAGATGAAATGGCAACGCCTGCTATGACTGCTGAGGAACTTGCTGCTAAATGTCCGAATTTGCAGTTTTCTAAATATGAGCAAGAAGGTACATTTTTTGTAGTTGGTGATAGCATTATCAGCGTGTATGCACAAACTGAATATTACAGCAAAAAGGTAGCTGTGGGCGTGGAAGATTAG
- a CDS encoding DUF29 domain-containing protein → MKTFSQNHLNNLYEIDEHLWLEETIKILKENRLDELDLENLIEELESLSKKDKNRVSSFLEQIIRHLLLLQYWTIEQERNKNHWRAEILGFRTQLKKYLTTNLHNYLADELNVIYQDALEYVREKTGFSVDFPKECPYTLEQLLDKKWLNG, encoded by the coding sequence ATGAAAACCTTCAGTCAAAATCATTTAAATAATCTTTACGAAATTGATGAACATCTTTGGCTAGAAGAAACGATAAAAATCCTCAAAGAAAATCGATTAGATGAATTGGATCTAGAAAATTTAATTGAGGAATTAGAGAGCTTGAGTAAAAAGGATAAAAACCGAGTTAGCAGTTTTTTAGAACAAATCATTAGACATTTGCTATTGCTTCAATATTGGACAATAGAACAGGAAAGAAACAAGAATCATTGGCGAGCAGAAATTCTAGGCTTTCGGACTCAATTAAAAAAATACCTGACGACTAATTTGCATAACTATTTAGCTGATGAATTAAATGTTATCTATCAAGATGCTTTAGAATATGTTCGGGAAAAAACAGGATTCTCTGTAGATTTTCCTAAAGAATGCCCTTACACTTTAGAGCAACTATTGGATAAAAAATGGTTAAATGGTTAA
- a CDS encoding phage tail protein yields the protein MNAIDLFYIWYKATSQGWIQQLNGTILLLNSQQIPVMWWTFKKAYPVKWEGPQLNASSDEIAVEKIELVHQGISVLAYLTC from the coding sequence ATGAACGCCATCGATTTGTTTTATATCTGGTATAAAGCAACTAGTCAAGGGTGGATTCAACAATTAAACGGTACGATTCTCTTACTTAATAGTCAGCAAATTCCGGTGATGTGGTGGACGTTTAAAAAAGCATATCCCGTCAAATGGGAAGGTCCACAATTGAATGCTAGTAGTGACGAAATTGCTGTGGAGAAAATTGAGCTGGTGCATCAAGGAATTTCGGTTCTTGCGTACTTAACGTGCTAA